A DNA window from Thermocladium sp. ECH_B contains the following coding sequences:
- a CDS encoding serine--tRNA ligase: MSWSLLEEIRRRPDSVKRMLQSRGYDASLVDEFASLDQEWKKIKAEVDELRHRHNVMTREVSKASPDKRGELINNAKQLLEEIRRKENELNAIEDKRNSLLMRLPNLIHESVYEACKGGGESTPITYHGRPKVWRDIVNQFQSQYVGVDYEVIDWKPVGHADLLENILRLGDTQKAGEVAGSRFYYIFNDIVWLDFALIMYALDFLSRKGFQLVVPPYMLKHEVISSVIDLEAFKDSIYKIENEDLYLIGTAEHPIAAYLRDRELLESDLPILMAGFSPAFRREAGAVNRDLKGIFRVHQFHKVEQFVFSLPEDSWKWHESLLSNAKEIWEGLEIPFRVVLVCPSDMGRAAAKQYDLEAWMPAQGTYREMVSCSNVLDWQSVKLRIRVLRKGMNREYVHTLNSTAIASTRTITAILENNQQPDGTIIIPRVLRKYLEPFQAAPKDVIHPRGK, from the coding sequence ATGAGTTGGTCTTTATTGGAGGAAATAAGGCGGAGACCGGACTCGGTTAAGAGAATGCTTCAATCCAGGGGCTATGATGCCTCGCTAGTTGACGAGTTTGCCTCATTGGATCAAGAATGGAAGAAAATCAAGGCGGAGGTAGATGAATTGAGGCATAGACATAACGTTATGACGAGGGAAGTAAGCAAGGCATCTCCAGACAAGAGAGGCGAATTAATAAATAATGCAAAACAATTGCTTGAGGAAATAAGGAGAAAAGAGAATGAGCTTAATGCTATTGAGGATAAAAGAAACTCATTGCTTATGCGATTGCCTAATTTGATTCATGAATCGGTGTATGAGGCATGTAAGGGCGGCGGCGAATCGACTCCAATAACGTATCATGGTCGTCCAAAGGTATGGCGGGATATAGTGAATCAATTCCAGTCGCAGTACGTGGGTGTGGATTATGAAGTAATAGATTGGAAGCCGGTGGGTCACGCTGATTTGCTTGAGAATATTCTAAGGCTTGGAGACACTCAGAAGGCGGGTGAAGTTGCTGGAAGCAGGTTTTATTATATATTTAATGATATAGTATGGTTGGACTTCGCATTAATAATGTATGCATTAGACTTCTTGTCTCGGAAGGGTTTTCAATTAGTGGTTCCACCCTACATGCTGAAGCATGAAGTGATAAGCTCAGTGATAGACTTGGAGGCCTTTAAGGACTCCATTTATAAGATAGAGAACGAGGACCTCTACCTAATAGGGACAGCGGAGCACCCAATAGCGGCTTATCTCCGCGATAGGGAATTACTGGAGAGCGATTTACCTATACTGATGGCGGGCTTCTCCCCAGCATTCAGGAGAGAGGCGGGCGCGGTTAATAGGGATCTGAAGGGGATATTCAGGGTGCATCAGTTCCATAAGGTCGAGCAGTTCGTATTCTCCCTCCCCGAGGATAGCTGGAAGTGGCATGAGTCTCTCCTAAGCAATGCCAAGGAGATATGGGAGGGCTTGGAAATACCGTTCAGGGTAGTGCTGGTGTGCCCCAGCGACATGGGGAGGGCCGCGGCTAAGCAGTACGACTTAGAGGCATGGATGCCGGCCCAAGGAACATATAGGGAAATGGTTTCCTGCAGCAACGTCCTTGATTGGCAATCCGTTAAGCTTAGGATAAGGGTATTGAGGAAAGGAATGAATAGGGAATACGTTCACACATTAAATAGTACGGCTATAGCCAGCACTAGAACAATAACGGCTATACTGGAGAATAATCAGCAGCCCGACGGCACAATAATAATACCGAGAGTGCTTAGAAAGTACTTAGAGCCATTCCAAGCAGCTCCAAAGGACGTCATTCATCCTAGGGGCAAGTAA